One stretch of Harmonia axyridis chromosome 1, icHarAxyr1.1, whole genome shotgun sequence DNA includes these proteins:
- the LOC123688683 gene encoding uncharacterized protein LOC123688683 isoform X1 codes for MAYAVVHFIEDDVFSEVPVSWLNFDNTECVWPPNNPKNVRNLIKMRAAPKSDWPSHKVNLEGIYEKYEKAIKKAGNNDYTSSADEVRGRGMRKKIPQYSSSESGDSMTPPPFINLQGTEVIWEQSDNAFSMTDMISVEQNIDVNSLEDITPFHDEAINKASSSTHHITCASTQAEFVPYENKLEKKIDVLLALVNSMSIKMEEMNERLKHIEVTQQPNTANLKFFLENLPCDSMEDMKRLNDLLEKEEEKNNFINYLQTIGGAHPKDRVKRMMKTIMTNKLALSCSWLGLRNNIRASDFLCIKIAQSFASQSFIQNAEFEKIAAEWIRLASLRFKREK; via the exons ATGGCTTACGCAGTGGTCCATTTTATCGAAGATGATGTGTTCAGTGAAGTTCCTGTAAGTTGGctgaatttcgacaatactgAATGTGTCTGGCCCCCGAATAATCCTAAAAATGTtagaaatttaataaaaatgagagCTGCCCCCAAAAGTGACTGGCCCTCTCACAAAGTAAATTTGGAGGGAATATATG agaaatatgaaaaggcgatTAAAAAAGCAGGGAATAACGATTATACTTCTTCTGCTGATGAAGTTAGAGGAAGGGGGATGAGAAAGAAAATTCCTCAGTACTCTTCAAGTGAATCAGGTG ATAGTATGACTCCACCTCCTTTCATAAACTTACAAGGGACTGAAGTGATATGGGAGCAGTCTGATAATGCATTCAGTATGACTGATATGATCTCTGTTGAACAGAATATTGATG TAAATTCACTTGAGGACATTACCCCATTCCACGATGAGGCTATAAATAAAGCTAGCTCTAGTACACATCACATCACCTGCGCCAGCACTCAAGCAGAATTCG TACCTTATGAAAACaagttggagaaaaaaattg ATGTACTATTGGCTTTGGTCAATTCAatgtccataaaaatggaagaaaTGAATGAAAGGCTCAAACATATAGAAGTTACCCAACAACCGAACACTGCCAATTTAAAATTCTTTCTGGAGAATCTTCCATGTGATAGCATGGAAGATATGAAAAGACTAAATGACCTGCTGGAGAAGGAGGAAGAGAAAAATAACTTT ATTAACTACCTTCAAACAATTGGCGGTGCACACCCTAAAGATAGGGTGAAGAGAATGATGAAAACCATTATGACAAACAAGTTAGCATTGAGTTGCTCCTGGCTGGGCTTGAGGAATAATATAAGAGCAAGTGATTTCCTCTGCATAAAAATAGCTCAAA GTTTTGCAAGTCAGTCTTTTATTCAAAATGCCGAATTCGAGAAGATAGCAGCCGAGTGGATAAGGCTAGCCTCATTGAGATTTAAACGAGAAAAATGA
- the LOC123688683 gene encoding uncharacterized protein LOC123688683 isoform X2 → MAYAVVHFIEDDVFSEVPVSWLNFDNTECVWPPNNPKNVRNLIKMRAAPKSDWPSHKVNLEGIYEKYEKAIKKAGNNDYTSSADEVRGRGMRKKIPQYSSSESDSMTPPPFINLQGTEVIWEQSDNAFSMTDMISVEQNIDVNSLEDITPFHDEAINKASSSTHHITCASTQAEFVPYENKLEKKIDVLLALVNSMSIKMEEMNERLKHIEVTQQPNTANLKFFLENLPCDSMEDMKRLNDLLEKEEEKNNFINYLQTIGGAHPKDRVKRMMKTIMTNKLALSCSWLGLRNNIRASDFLCIKIAQSFASQSFIQNAEFEKIAAEWIRLASLRFKREK, encoded by the exons ATGGCTTACGCAGTGGTCCATTTTATCGAAGATGATGTGTTCAGTGAAGTTCCTGTAAGTTGGctgaatttcgacaatactgAATGTGTCTGGCCCCCGAATAATCCTAAAAATGTtagaaatttaataaaaatgagagCTGCCCCCAAAAGTGACTGGCCCTCTCACAAAGTAAATTTGGAGGGAATATATG agaaatatgaaaaggcgatTAAAAAAGCAGGGAATAACGATTATACTTCTTCTGCTGATGAAGTTAGAGGAAGGGGGATGAGAAAGAAAATTCCTCAGTACTCTTCAAGTGAATCAG ATAGTATGACTCCACCTCCTTTCATAAACTTACAAGGGACTGAAGTGATATGGGAGCAGTCTGATAATGCATTCAGTATGACTGATATGATCTCTGTTGAACAGAATATTGATG TAAATTCACTTGAGGACATTACCCCATTCCACGATGAGGCTATAAATAAAGCTAGCTCTAGTACACATCACATCACCTGCGCCAGCACTCAAGCAGAATTCG TACCTTATGAAAACaagttggagaaaaaaattg ATGTACTATTGGCTTTGGTCAATTCAatgtccataaaaatggaagaaaTGAATGAAAGGCTCAAACATATAGAAGTTACCCAACAACCGAACACTGCCAATTTAAAATTCTTTCTGGAGAATCTTCCATGTGATAGCATGGAAGATATGAAAAGACTAAATGACCTGCTGGAGAAGGAGGAAGAGAAAAATAACTTT ATTAACTACCTTCAAACAATTGGCGGTGCACACCCTAAAGATAGGGTGAAGAGAATGATGAAAACCATTATGACAAACAAGTTAGCATTGAGTTGCTCCTGGCTGGGCTTGAGGAATAATATAAGAGCAAGTGATTTCCTCTGCATAAAAATAGCTCAAA GTTTTGCAAGTCAGTCTTTTATTCAAAATGCCGAATTCGAGAAGATAGCAGCCGAGTGGATAAGGCTAGCCTCATTGAGATTTAAACGAGAAAAATGA